The Pseudomonas sp. MH9.2 genomic interval GCTTGCCTTGTCCGACTCCAGCGTCAGGATGCTCTGATCGGCTTCGATACGATCGCCGACCTTGACCATCAACTCAATGACTTCACCTTCACCGTTGCCGATGTCGGGTACTCGAATTAGCTCTCTCACAATCTCTCTCCTTCGGAGAACCTGTTCACTCTCGACTGCACTGGTTTCAGTTGAGACGAAAACAGCGTTGGGTGCTCATTTACCGATGTAAATTCCGCACCCTCTGCTGCTTCGCGCACCTCATCAGCGCTGTGTGCGATCTGAAAACAGACTCTTAACAGTCCAGTGGGTTGCGTTTCTCAGGGTCGATGCCGAACTTGACGATGGCTTCAGCCACCACCTTGGGTTCGATATCGCCGCGATCAGCCAAGGCTTCCAGAGCTGCCAGGACCACGAAGTTACGATCGACTTCAAAGAAGTGACGCAGCTTCTTGCGGCTGTCACTGCGGCCGAAACCATCAGTGCCCAGGACTTTGTATTCCTTGGTCGGTACCCACTGACGAATCTGGTCAGCGAACAGTTTCATGTAGTCGGTCGAAGCGATCACCGGACCTTTACGGCCACTGAGGCATTCTTCCACGTAGCTCAATGCAGGCTTCTGACCCGGGTGCAGGCGGTTGCTGCGCTCTACGGCCAGGCCATCGCGACGCAGTTCGTTGAAGCTGGTAACGCTCCAGACATCCGCGCCGACGTTGAACTGCTCGCGCAGGATCTTCGCCGCTTCACGCACTTCACGCAGGATAGTGCCCGACCCCATAAGCTGGACGTGGTGCGCCGCTTCCTTGGTGTCTTCTTCGAGCAGGTACATACCCTTGATGATGCCTTCCTCGACGCCAGCCGGCATGGCCGGTTGCACGTAGGATTCGTTCATCACGGTGAGGTAGTAGAAAACGTCCTGCTGCTCTTCGAACATCAGGCGCATGCCTTCGCGGATGATCACCGCCAACTCATAGCCGTAGGTCGGGTCGAACGTGCGGCAGTTCGGAATGGTCGAGGCCAGGATGTGGCTGTGACCGTCTTCGTGCTGCAAACCTTCGCCGTTGAGCGTGGTCCGACCGGCCGTGCCGCCGACCAGGAAACCCCGGGTGCGGCTGTCGCCAGCGGCCCAGGCCAGGTCGCCGATACGTTGGAACCCGAACATCGAATAGAAGATGTAGAACGGGATCATCGGTTGGTTGTGAGTGCTGTAGGACGTACCGGCAGCGATGAAGGAGGACATGGCGCCTGCTTCGTTGATACCTTCCTCGAGGATCTGACCTTTCTTGTCCTCGCGGTAGAACATCACTTGTTCTTTATCGACTGGCTCGTAGAGCTGGCCGACGGCCGAGTAGATGCCCAACTGGCGGAACATGCCTTCCATACCGAAGGTACGGGCTTCGTCGGGAATGATCGGCACGATGCGCTGGCCGATCTCTTTGTCCTTGATCAGTTGCGACAGAATCCGCACGAAGGCCATGGTGGTGGAGATTTCGCGATCGCCGGAACCGTCGAGGATAGCCTTGAGGGTTTCCAGTGGCGGAGTCGGCAGATTGAAGCTCTTGGCGCGACGCTGTGGCACGAAACCGCCCAGTGCGGCACGGCGCTCGCTCAAGTAGCGGGCTTCGGCGCTGCCTTCTTCGGGCTTGAAGAACGGCAGGGTTTCCAGTTGGTCATCTTTGATTGGAATGTCGAAGCGGTCACGGAAGCTTTTCAGGCTGTCGACGTCGACTTTCTTGGTGTTGTGCGCGGTGTTCTTCGCTTCACCCGCACCGGTGCCGTAACCCTTGATGGTCTTGGCCAGAACCACGGTCGGTTGACCCTTGTGGTTAACGGCTTCGTGGTACGCCGCGTAGACCTTGTACGGGTCGTGGCCGCCACGGTTGAGTTTCCAGATTTCATCGTCGGACAGATCAGCAACCATCGCCTTGAGTTCGGGCGAGTTGAAGAAGTGTTCACGCACGAACGCGCCGTCTTTGGCTTTGTAGTTCTGATACTCGCCGTCGACCACTTCGTCCATCCGGCGTTGCAGGATGCCGTCGACGTCTTTGGCCAGCAGTGGGTCCCAGAAACGGCCCCAGACCACTTTGGTCACGTTCCATTGAGCGCCACGGAACACACCTTCGAGTTCCTGGATGATCTTGCCGTTACCGCGAACCGGGCCGTCGAGACGTTGCAGGTTGCAGTTAACGACGAAGATCAGGTTGTCGAGGTTTTCACGACCGGCCAGGGAGATTGCACCCAGGGATTCCGGCTCGTCGGTCTCGCCATCGCCCAGGAAGCACCAGACTTTCTGCTTGCCTTCAGGGATGTAGCCACGGTGTTCCAGGTACTTCATGAAGCGTGCCTGGTAGATCGCCTGGATCGGGCCAAGGCCCATGGATACAGTCGGGAACTGCCAGAAATCTTTCATCAGCCACGGGTGTGGATAAGACGACAGGCCTTTGCCGTCGACTTCCTGACGGAAGTTGTTCATTTGGTCTTCGGTGATCCGGCCTTCCATGAACGCCCGTGCGTAAACGCCCGGCGAAGCGTGACCCTGGAAGTAGATCAGGTCGCCGCCATGTTCGTCGGTCGGGGCCTGGAAGAAGTAGTTGAAACCAATGTCATACAGCGTCGCGCTGGAGGCGAAGCTGGAGATGTGACCGCCCAGGTCAGGGTCATGCAGGTTGGTTTTGACAACCATTGCCAACGCGTTCCAACGCACCAGCGAGCGAATGCGGCGTTCCATGAACAGGTCGCCAGGCATGCGTGCTTCGTGGGTAACGGGGATCGTGTTGCGGTAGGGCGTGGTGATGGCGTAAGGCAGCTGTGAGCCACTTCTGGTGGCCAGCTCGCCCATACGGGTCATCAAATAGTGAGCACGGTCTTCGCCTTCTTTGTCGAGAACCGATTCCAGGGCGTCCAGCCATTCCTGGGTTTCGACGGGATCGAGGTCTTGCATGGCTTGCTCCAGGGCGGAAAGGCTTCCAGAATCGGTTGCCTGAGTTTGCGACTGGCCTTGTGGGCAGACGACATAAATTCTTGGATTACCGGGGGTTGTACCGGCGTTGTGTAGTTTTACTACAAATCGTCGGCCATTTCAGCCTTTCGAGTAGGTGCCTCAGTAGTAAAACTACAGAAGAGCGACTTATGGGCTCCTGTTGTGTTGTGAGATAAATCGTTAATGTAGGTGTAACGTGAACTCGGACGGGGAAAGACTTGATGTTGGCTGCCAAGAAATATGATTTTTCAGCTATTTATAACCTTTGTTCGACGATCCGCCTCACTACGTATTTCTTGTTGTCACGACAACCGGCCCTCCGTACGCCGATAAAGGATAGACCATGAGCCTCCCTTTGCTGGCCGATCTGCCAGCCATCCTGCAGCCGTTTGTCACGCGTGCGCATCAGTCGTGGGGCACCGCCGTGGCCTCCCTTTCCGACGATATCCTTGTCACGCTTGATACGTGGCCCGATGCGCGCCGCGCCGCTTTCGAACGCGTGTGCGCGGCCAGTGACTTTGTCGCCGATCAGGTGTGTCGCGACCCGCAAATGCTCCTCGACCTTGCCGCGTCCGGCCAGTTGGAGCGCAGTTTTGCCGTGGGCGAGATGCGCGAGCAGCTTGACGCCGCCGTGCAACTCGCCAGCACCGAGGATGAGTTGGGCCGCCATCTGCGCCGCCAGCGCACCCGACATCAGGTGCGCATCGTCTGGCGTGATCTGACCCGTCAGGCCGATCTGGTTGAAACCTGCCGCGACCTGTCGGACATGGCCGACGCCTGCATCGATCTGGCCTATCAATGGCTGTATCAGCGCCATTGTCAGCAGTTCGGTGTGCCGACCGGGCGTCGCAGCGGTGAGCCGCAGCAGATGGTCATCCTTGGGATGGGCAAACTGGGGGCGGTCGAACTCAACTTGTCGTCGGACATCGATCTGATCTTCGGTTACCCCGAAGGTGGCGAAACCCAAGGGGTCAAGCGCCCTCTGGACAATCAGGAATTCTTCATTCGCCTGGGGCAACGGCTGATCAAGGCGCTGGACCCGATCACCGTCGATGGTTTCGTGTTCCGCGTGGATATGCGCTTGCGGCCTTATGGCTCGTCTGGTGCGCTGGTGCTCAGTTTTAACGCGCTGGAGCAGTATTACCAGGATCAGGGTCGTGACTGGGAACGCTACGCGATGATCAAGGCGCGGGTGGTGGGCGGCGATCAAGTCGCTGGCGCGCAGTTGCTCGACATGCTGCGGCCGTTCGTCTACCGGCGTTATCTGGACTTCTCTGCGATTGAAGCGCTGCGCACCATGAAGCAGCTGATTCAGCAGGAAGTCCGGCGCAAAGGCATGGCCGAGAACATAAAGCTTGGCGCAGGCGGAATTCGCGAAGTGGAGTTCATCGCCCAGGCGTTCCAGTTGATTCACGGCGGTCGAGACCTGAGCCTACAACAACGCCCACTGCTTAAAGTGCTGAACACCCTGGAAGGTCAGGGGTATCTGCCGCCTGCGGTGATTAGTGAGCTGCGCGATGCCTATGAGTTTTTGCGATACACCGAGCACGCGATCCAGGCCATCGCCGATCGCCAGACCCAGATGCTCCCGGACAGCCCGGAAGATCAGGCGCGCATCGCCTTCATGCTGGGCTTTGCCGACTGGACGAGTTTCCACGAACGGTTGATGCACTGGCGTGGTCGCGTGGATTGGCATTTCCGCCAAGTGATCGCTGATCCCGATGAAGAGCAGGGTGAAGAAAGCCAAATGGTGGTCGGCGGTGAATGGTTGCCGCTGTGGGAAGAATCCCAGGACGAAGACGCCGCCTGCCGCCAGTTGCAGGAAGGCGGATTTACCGATGCCGCCAAGGCGCTGAGACAATTGTCAGGCCTGCGCGGCAGTCCGCAACTACGCTCCATGCAGCGCCTGAGTCGCGAACGTCTGGACGCCTTTATTCCACGGCTGATGGCGCAGACGGTGGAGCATGAAAATCCCGACTTGGTATTGGAACGCGTGTTACCACTGGTCGAAGCGGTCGCTCGACGCTCCGCCTATCTGGTGCTCCTCACGGAAAACCCCAATGCCCTGCGTCGTTTACTGACGCTGTGTGCGGCCAGCCCGTGGATCGCCGAGCAAATCGCACGCTTCCCGCTGTTGCTCGATGAATTGCTCAACGAAGGCCGTCTGTTCAGCCCGCCGTTGGCCCCGGAACTGGCAGCGGAACTGCGCGAGCGGTTGACCCGGATTCCCGAAGATGACCTCGAACAACAGATGGAGGCCCTGCGACACTTCAAGCTGGCCCACCGGCTGCGTGTGGCGGCCTCGGAAATAACCGGCAGCTTGCCCCTGATGAAAGTCAGCGATTACCTGACCTGGCTGGCTGAAGCGATTCTGGAGCAGGTGTTGGCCTTGGCCTGGC includes:
- the aceE gene encoding pyruvate dehydrogenase (acetyl-transferring), homodimeric type encodes the protein MQDLDPVETQEWLDALESVLDKEGEDRAHYLMTRMGELATRSGSQLPYAITTPYRNTIPVTHEARMPGDLFMERRIRSLVRWNALAMVVKTNLHDPDLGGHISSFASSATLYDIGFNYFFQAPTDEHGGDLIYFQGHASPGVYARAFMEGRITEDQMNNFRQEVDGKGLSSYPHPWLMKDFWQFPTVSMGLGPIQAIYQARFMKYLEHRGYIPEGKQKVWCFLGDGETDEPESLGAISLAGRENLDNLIFVVNCNLQRLDGPVRGNGKIIQELEGVFRGAQWNVTKVVWGRFWDPLLAKDVDGILQRRMDEVVDGEYQNYKAKDGAFVREHFFNSPELKAMVADLSDDEIWKLNRGGHDPYKVYAAYHEAVNHKGQPTVVLAKTIKGYGTGAGEAKNTAHNTKKVDVDSLKSFRDRFDIPIKDDQLETLPFFKPEEGSAEARYLSERRAALGGFVPQRRAKSFNLPTPPLETLKAILDGSGDREISTTMAFVRILSQLIKDKEIGQRIVPIIPDEARTFGMEGMFRQLGIYSAVGQLYEPVDKEQVMFYREDKKGQILEEGINEAGAMSSFIAAGTSYSTHNQPMIPFYIFYSMFGFQRIGDLAWAAGDSRTRGFLVGGTAGRTTLNGEGLQHEDGHSHILASTIPNCRTFDPTYGYELAVIIREGMRLMFEEQQDVFYYLTVMNESYVQPAMPAGVEEGIIKGMYLLEEDTKEAAHHVQLMGSGTILREVREAAKILREQFNVGADVWSVTSFNELRRDGLAVERSNRLHPGQKPALSYVEECLSGRKGPVIASTDYMKLFADQIRQWVPTKEYKVLGTDGFGRSDSRKKLRHFFEVDRNFVVLAALEALADRGDIEPKVVAEAIVKFGIDPEKRNPLDC
- the glnE gene encoding bifunctional [glutamate--ammonia ligase]-adenylyl-L-tyrosine phosphorylase/[glutamate--ammonia-ligase] adenylyltransferase, whose protein sequence is MSLPLLADLPAILQPFVTRAHQSWGTAVASLSDDILVTLDTWPDARRAAFERVCAASDFVADQVCRDPQMLLDLAASGQLERSFAVGEMREQLDAAVQLASTEDELGRHLRRQRTRHQVRIVWRDLTRQADLVETCRDLSDMADACIDLAYQWLYQRHCQQFGVPTGRRSGEPQQMVILGMGKLGAVELNLSSDIDLIFGYPEGGETQGVKRPLDNQEFFIRLGQRLIKALDPITVDGFVFRVDMRLRPYGSSGALVLSFNALEQYYQDQGRDWERYAMIKARVVGGDQVAGAQLLDMLRPFVYRRYLDFSAIEALRTMKQLIQQEVRRKGMAENIKLGAGGIREVEFIAQAFQLIHGGRDLSLQQRPLLKVLNTLEGQGYLPPAVISELRDAYEFLRYTEHAIQAIADRQTQMLPDSPEDQARIAFMLGFADWTSFHERLMHWRGRVDWHFRQVIADPDEEQGEESQMVVGGEWLPLWEESQDEDAACRQLQEGGFTDAAKALRQLSGLRGSPQLRSMQRLSRERLDAFIPRLMAQTVEHENPDLVLERVLPLVEAVARRSAYLVLLTENPNALRRLLTLCAASPWIAEQIARFPLLLDELLNEGRLFSPPLAPELAAELRERLTRIPEDDLEQQMEALRHFKLAHRLRVAASEITGSLPLMKVSDYLTWLAEAILEQVLALAWRHTVARHGTPSRPDGTLCDPGFIIVGYGKVGGIELGHGSDLDLVFIHDGDPQAETDGAKPIDGAQFFTRLGQRIIHLLTTQTNSGQLYEVDMRLRPSGASGLLVSSLGAFSRYQENEAWTWEHQALVRARVLVGSQEVGAAFEKVRASVLGRKRDLPALRLEVSEMRAKMRDNLGSKSTAAGTAANAFEATAPFDLKQDAGGIVDIEFMVQYAALAWSWEHPALLRYTDNIRILEGLEQAGLVPDTDAHLLREAYKAYRAAAHRQALQKEAGVIGGDQFHAQRREVLRIWSELGLS